One Saprospiraceae bacterium DNA window includes the following coding sequences:
- a CDS encoding YifB family Mg chelatase-like AAA ATPase has translation MLVKTYAGAVHGVDAQMITVEINTGGAVGNTEKPGIFIVGLPDSAVRESLPRIEAAVKNSGIRLPRLKTIINLAPADIRKEGSAFDLPIAIGMLAGSGVIPPDGLDRYFIMGELSLDGSLRPIKGALPISIQARKEKFKGFILPKTNAREAAIVNDVEIYGVENLREAIEVLAGESEIKPLIVNTREEFAQNASIYDVDFADVKGQENIKRALELAAAGGHNVILIGPPGAGKTMLARRLPTILPPLTLHESLDTTKIHSVSGILPDNASLVTTRPFRAPHHTISDVALVGGGSDPMPGEISLAHNGVLFLDELPEFKRQVLEVMRQPMEERRVTISRAKVTVDYPASFMLVASMNPCPCGYYNHPEKECVCGPGVVKRYLSKISGPLLDRIDLHVEVTPVKIEELTNTEPPKLTSADIRERVLRAREVQAARFKELKGIYSNAQMPSSMVREVCQLNDAGLTLLKTAMERLQLSARAFDRILKVARTAADLAGSPDIRIEDLAEAIHYRSLDREGWAG, from the coding sequence ATGCTCGTAAAAACCTACGCCGGAGCCGTTCACGGCGTTGATGCCCAGATGATTACCGTCGAAATCAACACAGGCGGCGCGGTGGGCAACACCGAAAAGCCGGGCATTTTTATCGTCGGCCTGCCCGACAGCGCCGTGCGAGAAAGCCTGCCCCGCATCGAAGCCGCTGTCAAGAACTCAGGCATACGCCTCCCGCGACTCAAGACGATTATCAACCTCGCCCCCGCCGACATCCGCAAGGAAGGCTCGGCTTTCGATTTGCCCATTGCTATCGGGATGCTAGCTGGCTCGGGCGTGATTCCGCCCGACGGCCTCGACCGATATTTCATCATGGGCGAACTCTCGCTCGACGGCTCTTTGCGACCCATCAAAGGCGCTTTGCCGATTTCGATTCAGGCGCGAAAAGAAAAATTCAAGGGATTTATTTTGCCCAAAACAAACGCCCGCGAGGCGGCTATCGTCAACGACGTGGAAATCTACGGCGTGGAAAATCTGCGCGAAGCAATAGAGGTGCTGGCGGGAGAATCTGAGATTAAGCCCCTGATTGTCAACACACGGGAAGAATTCGCCCAAAATGCCAGCATCTACGACGTGGATTTCGCCGACGTGAAAGGTCAGGAAAACATCAAGCGTGCGCTCGAACTCGCCGCCGCCGGAGGCCACAACGTCATCCTCATCGGGCCGCCCGGCGCGGGAAAAACGATGCTTGCCCGGCGGTTGCCGACCATCCTGCCGCCGCTCACGCTGCATGAATCTTTGGACACGACCAAAATCCACTCGGTCTCCGGCATTTTGCCCGACAATGCTTCGCTCGTCACCACCCGGCCTTTCCGTGCGCCGCACCACACCATCAGCGACGTGGCGCTCGTGGGCGGCGGCTCCGACCCCATGCCAGGCGAAATCAGCCTCGCGCACAACGGAGTGCTGTTTCTCGATGAATTGCCGGAGTTCAAACGCCAAGTGCTCGAAGTGATGCGTCAGCCGATGGAAGAGCGCCGCGTCACCATCAGCCGGGCAAAAGTGACGGTGGACTATCCCGCGAGTTTCATGCTCGTGGCTTCGATGAACCCCTGCCCTTGCGGCTACTACAATCACCCGGAGAAAGAGTGCGTGTGCGGCCCCGGGGTCGTGAAACGCTATCTGTCAAAAATATCGGGGCCACTGCTCGACCGCATTGACCTGCATGTGGAAGTCACTCCCGTAAAAATTGAGGAACTCACCAACACCGAGCCGCCCAAACTGACAAGTGCCGACATCCGGGAGCGAGTGCTGCGTGCCCGCGAGGTGCAGGCCGCGCGATTCAAGGAGTTGAAGGGCATCTACTCGAACGCTCAAATGCCAAGCAGCATGGTGCGCGAGGTCTGCCAACTGAATGACGCGGGGCTGACCCTCCTGAAAACGGCTATGGAACGCCTCCAACTTTCTGCCCGCGCCTTCGACCGCATCCTGAAAGTGGCACGCACAGCTGCGGATTTGGCGGGCAGCCCCGACATCCGCATCGAGGATTTGGCGGAGGCGATTCATTACAGGAGTTTGGATAGAGAGGGGTGGGCGGGGTGA
- a CDS encoding sigma-70 family RNA polymerase sigma factor has translation MAKSFRFDDDPEHCLSALRSEDDRSLEALIAHFQPDIMRRLKKWGASHAEAEDIFYICIEALHWAAQMPDFQLTDCRAWLRKAAWFQWLKELRRKKRFDNGVTPEDLAVYSPETDVLINEALDNVARRSLIWEHIERLSDRCRRLLILAVREERGYDEIAREMGYSDADSARQQRFKCQKRLKELIEKDPRHRQLMFNEKVSK, from the coding sequence ATGGCAAAATCATTTCGATTCGACGACGACCCGGAACATTGCTTGTCTGCCCTCCGCTCTGAAGACGACCGCTCACTGGAAGCGCTGATAGCCCATTTTCAGCCTGACATCATGCGTCGTTTGAAGAAGTGGGGCGCATCCCATGCTGAGGCTGAAGATATCTTTTACATCTGTATCGAAGCCTTGCACTGGGCCGCGCAAATGCCCGACTTCCAGTTGACGGATTGCCGGGCATGGCTGAGAAAGGCAGCTTGGTTCCAATGGCTGAAAGAATTGAGGCGCAAAAAAAGATTTGACAACGGGGTAACGCCGGAGGATTTGGCGGTATATTCTCCTGAAACGGATGTCCTCATAAACGAGGCCCTCGACAACGTGGCACGCAGAAGCCTGATTTGGGAACACATCGAGCGGCTTAGCGACCGCTGCCGCCGTCTGCTCATTTTAGCCGTCCGGGAAGAGCGCGGCTACGACGAGATTGCGCGGGAAATGGGCTACTCGGATGCGGATTCCGCCCGTCAACAAAGATTCAAATGCCAGAAAAGGCTGAAAGAACTGATAGAAAAAGACCCTCGACACCGTCAACTGATGTTTAATGAAAAAGTAAGCAAATGA
- the greA gene encoding transcription elongation factor GreA encodes MANYTYLTQSGYDKLKAELEELKTTGRQEAARAIAEARAQGDLSENAEYDAAKDAQGMLEMKISEMETVLANARVIDETQLDDSKVAILSNVTIKNMKTGKEMTYKLVSETEADAKQMKISVTSPIGQGLLGKVKGDVAKIQTPGGAMEFKVVDISIG; translated from the coding sequence ATGGCTAACTACACGTATCTGACGCAGAGTGGTTATGACAAGCTCAAAGCCGAACTCGAGGAATTAAAAACAACCGGACGCCAAGAAGCGGCACGCGCCATCGCCGAAGCAAGGGCGCAAGGCGACCTTTCGGAAAATGCCGAATACGATGCCGCCAAAGACGCGCAGGGAATGCTGGAAATGAAAATCAGCGAAATGGAGACGGTGCTTGCCAATGCTCGCGTCATTGACGAAACACAGCTGGACGACTCGAAAGTCGCCATCCTCTCCAACGTGACCATCAAAAACATGAAGACTGGCAAGGAGATGACTTACAAACTGGTATCGGAAACCGAGGCCGATGCCAAGCAGATGAAAATATCCGTCACTTCTCCCATCGGCCAAGGGCTGTTGGGCAAAGTAAAAGGGGATGTCGCAAAAATTCAGACCCCGGGCGGAGCCATGGAATTCAAAGTCGTGGATATCTCCATCGGATAA
- a CDS encoding PorV/PorQ family protein: MNHKYTYLLTCCLSLLTGVAFAGNPDRQGEAGANQLLINPWARSAGLHSMNTANIAGGEAIFLNVAGLARINKTQIQLGHTRYLSGADIGINAAGFSQRVGKGGAFGFNLVAFDMGDLILTTEDTPEGTGGTFSPSFFNMGISYSHLFSNKVSVGVTAKFVNEAITNARASAFALDAGVQYVTGEQDNFKFGISLRNVGTRMQFRGEGLSKSLPNPGPTFPYNNTYYERSAAFELPSQLNIGMSYDWLLGRTNRLTMVLNFTSNAFSRDQVGGGLELALSDLFSLRAGYKHEFDANSTEATLDNGLSGGFSVSLPVKKDSDTRIALDYGYRHTRVFNGIHNLGVRLDF, from the coding sequence ATGAATCATAAATACACCTACCTGCTTACATGTTGCCTGTCGTTGCTCACAGGCGTTGCTTTTGCAGGCAACCCGGACCGTCAAGGTGAGGCAGGAGCCAATCAACTGCTCATCAACCCCTGGGCAAGGAGCGCTGGCCTCCACTCCATGAACACGGCCAACATCGCTGGCGGAGAGGCCATCTTCTTGAACGTGGCTGGTCTTGCTCGCATCAACAAAACCCAAATCCAGCTTGGCCACACACGCTACCTCTCTGGAGCCGATATCGGCATCAACGCCGCAGGCTTCAGCCAGCGCGTCGGCAAAGGAGGCGCTTTCGGCTTCAACCTCGTCGCATTTGACATGGGCGACCTGATTCTCACCACCGAAGACACTCCCGAGGGCACGGGCGGCACGTTCAGCCCTTCTTTCTTCAACATGGGAATTTCTTACTCACACCTGTTTTCCAACAAGGTGAGCGTGGGTGTCACGGCAAAATTTGTCAACGAGGCCATCACCAACGCACGTGCCAGCGCCTTCGCGCTGGATGCAGGCGTGCAGTATGTGACGGGCGAACAAGACAATTTCAAATTTGGCATTTCGCTGCGCAACGTCGGCACGAGAATGCAGTTTCGGGGAGAAGGTCTCTCCAAATCACTGCCCAATCCAGGCCCGACTTTCCCGTACAACAACACCTACTATGAGCGCTCGGCAGCCTTCGAATTGCCCTCGCAGCTCAATATCGGAATGTCGTACGACTGGCTGCTGGGCCGCACGAATCGCCTGACTATGGTGCTCAACTTTACTTCCAACGCCTTCTCCCGCGACCAAGTGGGCGGCGGCTTGGAGCTTGCCCTGAGCGACCTCTTCTCGCTGCGCGCCGGCTACAAACACGAGTTCGATGCCAACTCCACCGAAGCTACCCTCGACAATGGCCTCAGCGGTGGCTTTAGTGTCTCTCTTCCCGTGAAGAAAGATTCCGACACACGCATCGCACTCGACTATGGCTATCGCCACACGCGCGTTTTCAACGGCATCCACAATCTTGGCGTGCGCCTCGATTTCTAA
- a CDS encoding HIT family protein — protein sequence MPSIFSRIVKGEIPCYKVAETEDYLAFLDVRPQAKGHTLCIPKKEIDYIFDVDDELYAGLWLFVKIVAKAIEQEVPCQRIGTAVVGLEVPHAHIHLIPLNSISDLSFGKEPVQMSPDEMSDLAARIAARMRTS from the coding sequence ATGCCAAGCATCTTTTCTCGCATCGTAAAAGGCGAAATACCCTGCTACAAAGTAGCGGAAACCGAGGACTACCTCGCGTTTCTCGACGTGCGCCCGCAGGCCAAAGGCCACACGCTTTGCATTCCCAAAAAAGAGATTGACTACATCTTCGATGTGGACGACGAGCTGTATGCGGGGCTTTGGCTTTTTGTCAAAATCGTGGCCAAAGCCATCGAGCAAGAGGTGCCCTGCCAGCGCATCGGCACCGCTGTGGTAGGCTTGGAAGTGCCGCACGCGCACATTCATCTTATCCCGCTCAATTCCATCTCCGACCTCTCGTTCGGCAAAGAACCCGTGCAAATGTCGCCCGACGAGATGAGCGACTTGGCTGCCCGAATCGCCGCACGAATGCGAACATCTTGA
- a CDS encoding hydroxyacid dehydrogenase produces MKRVLITDDCHPLLIDGLTARGFVCDFQPDITLEETRRVIPLYEGLIINSKILVNRDFLDTAVRLRFIGRLGSGMEIVDRACAVERGVFVASSPEGNRNAVAEQALGMLLCLANNLLRADREVRQNVWQREANRGWELRGKTLGIVGFGHTGSQFARKLAGMEMTVLAYDKYKPKGYAAEMPWVQETTLDDIQTRCDIISLHLPLTHETKHLINEPFIARCKRGFILLNTSRGACVNTLEVVAALENGRIGGACLDVFENEKPPTFSEAESRLYGRLHALDNVVLAPHIAGWTHESKRLMAEILLEKFAKMSG; encoded by the coding sequence ATGAAAAGAGTGCTAATCACGGATGATTGCCATCCGCTTTTGATAGATGGTTTGACAGCAAGGGGGTTCGTCTGCGACTTCCAACCCGACATCACCTTAGAAGAGACGCGCCGCGTCATACCGCTGTACGAGGGTTTGATTATCAACAGCAAAATCCTCGTGAACCGGGATTTTCTAGATACCGCCGTTCGGCTTCGTTTCATCGGTCGGCTTGGCTCCGGGATGGAAATCGTGGACAGGGCCTGCGCTGTCGAACGCGGCGTGTTCGTGGCGAGCAGCCCGGAGGGCAATCGAAACGCAGTGGCAGAGCAAGCATTGGGAATGCTGTTGTGTCTTGCCAACAACTTGCTCCGCGCCGACCGCGAAGTGCGGCAAAATGTGTGGCAACGCGAGGCCAATCGTGGCTGGGAATTGCGCGGCAAAACGTTGGGCATCGTGGGGTTCGGACACACAGGCAGCCAGTTTGCCCGCAAATTGGCCGGCATGGAAATGACGGTGTTGGCTTACGACAAATATAAACCTAAGGGATACGCCGCTGAAATGCCGTGGGTGCAGGAGACCACCTTGGACGACATTCAAACAAGGTGCGACATCATCAGCTTGCATTTGCCGCTAACCCATGAGACCAAGCATTTGATAAACGAACCGTTCATAGCTCGCTGCAAGCGAGGGTTCATATTGCTCAATACGTCGCGCGGGGCGTGTGTCAACACTTTGGAAGTGGTGGCCGCGCTGGAAAACGGCCGCATCGGCGGCGCTTGCCTCGACGTGTTTGAAAATGAGAAACCACCCACGTTTTCGGAGGCTGAAAGCCGGTTGTACGGACGGCTTCATGCGTTGGACAATGTGGTGTTGGCACCTCACATCGCCGGATGGACGCACGAGTCGAAGCGACTGATGGCGGAAATTTTGTTGGAAAAATTCGCTAAAATGTCGGGGTGA
- a CDS encoding carboxypeptidase regulatory-like domain-containing protein — protein sequence MVRSLLLTIAMLLSAGAVFAQTVLQGKVTDDTGEGLIGATVKVMKGTDIVRGTITDFNGNYRVTPLDPGTYDVEFSYTGFTLQRVSGVRVLTNQITFLDQVMSSNVVIEGVVITEFKVPLIEQDKTSGGQTLTSEQIRNLPTRSVNAIVATTAGTTSVDGGEVNIKGSRSNATNYYIDGIRVYGSQVPPVQDIEQLQVVTGGLGAEYGDVTGGVISVVTKGPASEYHGAVEAETSYGLDPYGWLLTTANISGPLVKKRLENGASRTLVGFRLSGQFLSQKDDNPPAIPVYQIKGAGIDMAKYYSDDPTVANAERAKLLDPDNVLGRLQANPIIFQNGNVISAAENLTRDSVNALKYRPDEKRRDIDVTAKLDFRLTDNIDFSVTGTFKDFENQFTPGQWRLLNSRNNPTQYQRRSRGIARFRHRLGSSDPGSEASGVAITNANYQLQFGFERENNETYDRRHKDNFFDYGYIGRFDFTYVPFFGPGDDGIIRHLGNTQVFEGYDYGYLNAAGQRVVPNPELVAYNTPFGDFNARNGQLSGVYDNIWGGMHSNTGLVYNQYNKNESDFMTISASAGFDLKLGRTGTHNIQFGLLNEQRTLRNWTILPERSNPQSSLWILARQLVDVGFNGLDTNNVIGNVNGLDVYGNLVIPANQLGDNRFYRKIREALGVAPEANLNIDGLRPDQMNIDMFSARELTDQRLIGYYGYTYTGERLVGDVTFNDFFTSRDGEGVRNFPVAPLRPLYQAAYITDKFTFNKMIFRLGLRIERFDLNTKVLRDRYSLYQVMSARDFYATVGGVPDRPNGIGDDFKVYVNSQSDPTPKAFRNGDTWYFADGTQANDGNLIFGGGVVAPFLFDTITGDDITDTRFNPDLSFQDYTPQVNWLPRLAFSFPISEDANFFAHYDILVQRPPSNWEVTPLNYFYFYVPGRTPENNANLRPERVVDYEVGFQQRLNQNSALKFSAYYREMRDMIQYQTILYIPTIGRYNTYGNIDFGTVKGFTVQYDMRRIRNTELRIAYTLQFADGTGSNANSQRGLTNRGNIRTLYPLDFDERHNLNAILDYRFSDGNRYNGPRIGNVDVLANFGVNIQAYAVSGRPYTAKQLPVRFDGEGTLGAINGNRLPWRYNMDVRVDKSFGLSGAGKKPLNLNVYVRVSNLLNTQNIIGVYPVTGSPTDDGYLATPQGQSIVEGIPDTGRSQLAFLDAYSWRVRNPNNFTLPRRIYMGAVFEF from the coding sequence ATGGTACGTTCTTTACTATTAACTATTGCAATGCTCCTCAGCGCCGGAGCCGTGTTTGCCCAGACCGTCTTGCAGGGCAAAGTGACGGATGACACCGGGGAAGGGCTGATTGGGGCTACCGTCAAAGTGATGAAAGGCACGGATATCGTGCGTGGCACTATCACTGACTTCAATGGCAACTACCGCGTCACCCCGCTTGACCCCGGGACTTACGACGTGGAGTTCTCTTACACCGGATTCACGCTGCAAAGGGTAAGTGGTGTGCGGGTACTCACCAATCAAATCACCTTCTTGGACCAAGTGATGTCCAGCAACGTGGTGATTGAAGGGGTCGTCATCACCGAGTTTAAAGTTCCGCTTATCGAGCAAGACAAAACTTCGGGTGGCCAAACGCTCACGTCCGAGCAAATCAGAAACCTTCCCACACGAAGCGTCAACGCCATCGTGGCCACGACCGCAGGTACCACTTCGGTGGATGGTGGCGAGGTAAACATCAAAGGCTCACGCTCCAATGCCACCAACTATTATATAGATGGTATCCGGGTGTATGGTAGCCAAGTGCCACCGGTGCAGGACATAGAGCAGTTGCAGGTCGTGACGGGCGGCTTGGGCGCTGAGTATGGCGACGTGACGGGTGGTGTCATCTCGGTGGTCACCAAAGGGCCGGCCAGCGAGTATCACGGGGCTGTGGAAGCAGAAACCTCTTATGGGCTTGACCCTTACGGTTGGTTGCTGACAACAGCCAACATCAGCGGCCCGCTCGTGAAGAAAAGACTTGAAAACGGTGCCTCTCGCACTTTGGTCGGGTTCCGTTTGTCAGGCCAGTTTTTGTCTCAAAAAGACGACAACCCGCCCGCCATTCCAGTCTATCAGATAAAAGGTGCTGGCATTGACATGGCCAAGTATTACAGCGACGACCCAACCGTGGCGAATGCTGAACGCGCCAAACTGCTCGACCCCGACAACGTATTGGGCCGCTTGCAGGCCAATCCTATCATTTTCCAGAATGGCAACGTGATTTCCGCCGCGGAAAACCTGACACGCGACAGCGTGAACGCGCTGAAATATCGCCCCGACGAAAAACGCCGCGATATTGACGTGACCGCAAAATTGGACTTCCGGCTGACGGACAATATAGATTTCAGTGTGACTGGCACATTCAAGGATTTTGAAAACCAATTCACGCCGGGCCAATGGCGCCTGCTCAACTCCCGCAACAACCCCACCCAATATCAGCGCCGCTCGCGCGGTATCGCTCGTTTCCGCCACCGCTTGGGCAGTAGCGACCCAGGTTCGGAAGCAAGCGGGGTGGCTATCACCAATGCCAACTACCAATTGCAGTTTGGCTTTGAACGTGAAAACAACGAGACCTACGACCGCCGCCACAAGGACAATTTCTTCGATTATGGCTATATCGGTCGTTTCGACTTTACCTATGTCCCCTTCTTTGGCCCGGGCGACGATGGCATCATCCGGCACCTCGGCAACACCCAAGTTTTTGAGGGGTATGACTATGGGTACCTGAATGCCGCTGGTCAACGTGTCGTCCCCAACCCTGAACTGGTTGCTTACAATACTCCTTTCGGGGATTTCAATGCCCGCAACGGCCAGCTTTCTGGTGTGTACGACAATATATGGGGCGGTATGCACTCCAACACAGGCTTGGTGTACAACCAATACAACAAAAACGAGTCTGACTTCATGACCATTTCCGCTTCTGCGGGTTTTGACTTGAAGTTGGGACGCACCGGCACGCACAATATCCAGTTTGGTCTGCTCAACGAGCAGCGCACCCTGCGCAACTGGACAATTTTGCCCGAACGCTCCAACCCACAAAGTTCCTTGTGGATATTGGCGCGGCAGCTGGTGGATGTAGGCTTCAATGGCTTGGACACCAACAATGTGATTGGCAATGTTAACGGGCTGGATGTCTATGGCAACCTTGTGATACCCGCCAACCAATTGGGCGACAACAGGTTTTATCGGAAAATCCGCGAGGCATTGGGCGTGGCACCTGAGGCAAACCTCAATATTGATGGCCTGCGTCCCGACCAGATGAACATTGATATGTTCTCCGCTCGCGAGCTGACCGACCAACGACTGATTGGTTACTACGGCTACACTTACACGGGAGAAAGACTTGTCGGCGATGTCACGTTCAACGACTTTTTCACCAGCCGCGACGGAGAGGGCGTTCGCAACTTCCCGGTCGCTCCTCTTCGCCCATTGTATCAAGCCGCTTACATCACGGATAAGTTCACTTTCAACAAAATGATATTCAGGCTCGGCCTTCGCATAGAACGTTTCGACCTGAACACCAAAGTACTGCGCGACCGTTACTCGCTTTATCAAGTGATGTCTGCCCGCGACTTCTACGCAACCGTAGGAGGCGTGCCAGACCGCCCCAACGGCATTGGCGACGACTTTAAGGTTTATGTGAATAGCCAATCAGACCCAACACCCAAAGCGTTCCGCAATGGCGACACTTGGTACTTTGCGGATGGCACTCAAGCCAACGACGGCAATCTTATTTTTGGCGGCGGTGTCGTGGCGCCTTTCCTATTTGACACCATCACGGGCGATGACATCACGGACACTCGATTCAACCCTGACCTGTCGTTCCAAGACTACACGCCCCAGGTAAACTGGCTGCCGCGCTTGGCCTTCTCTTTCCCAATTTCGGAAGATGCCAACTTCTTCGCGCACTACGACATCTTGGTGCAGCGCCCGCCGAGCAACTGGGAAGTGACCCCGCTCAACTACTTCTACTTCTATGTGCCAGGACGCACCCCCGAAAACAACGCCAACCTGCGCCCAGAGCGCGTGGTGGATTATGAGGTGGGTTTCCAACAACGGCTCAACCAGAACTCCGCGCTAAAATTCTCGGCCTACTACCGCGAAATGCGCGACATGATTCAGTACCAAACCATTCTTTACATACCTACCATTGGCCGCTACAACACCTACGGCAACATTGACTTTGGTACGGTGAAAGGTTTCACGGTGCAGTACGATATGCGCCGAATCCGCAACACGGAGCTGCGCATTGCCTACACGCTTCAGTTTGCCGATGGCACGGGCTCCAATGCCAATTCGCAGCGAGGCTTGACCAATCGCGGCAACATCCGCACCCTCTACCCGCTTGACTTCGACGAGCGTCACAACCTCAACGCCATCCTCGACTACCGCTTCTCCGACGGCAACCGTTACAACGGGCCTCGCATTGGCAACGTGGACGTTTTGGCAAACTTTGGCGTGAACATCCAAGCCTACGCAGTATCGGGCCGCCCCTACACCGCCAAGCAACTTCCCGTCCGTTTTGATGGGGAAGGCACCTTGGGCGCCATCAATGGCAACCGTTTGCCGTGGAGATACAACATGGACGTGCGCGTGGACAAATCGTTCGGATTGTCGGGAGCGGGCAAAAAACCGCTCAACCTGAACGTATATGTCCGTGTCTCCAACCTGCTCAACACGCAAAATATCATTGGTGTATATCCCGTGACTGGCTCGCCGACCGACGACGGTTATCTGGCCACTCCACAAGGACAGTCCATCGTGGAAGGTATACCGGACACTGGTCGCAGTCAGTTGGCATTCTTGGACGCTTATTCTTGGCGCGTACGCAACCCCAACAATTTCACGCTGCCGCGTCGCATCTACATGGGTGCCGTGTTCGAGTTTTAA
- a CDS encoding CopD family protein, protein MNASHWYAFAKSLHLIGMVSWMAGMFYLVRVMVYHAMALEREEPTRSTLAEQYAAMEWKAYKIILQPAIVITWAFGVVMLFIQPAWLREGWFHLKLALLALLSGYTHSLKKHIGQLETGVSRFNHIHYRALNEVPTIFLVAIVFLAVFKSRIHYAALSIGLAVFTGLIAWGIRKANRKP, encoded by the coding sequence ATGAACGCCTCTCACTGGTACGCCTTCGCCAAATCGCTTCACCTCATAGGTATGGTCTCCTGGATGGCCGGGATGTTCTACCTCGTGCGTGTCATGGTGTACCACGCGATGGCTTTGGAACGAGAAGAACCCACGCGCAGCACTTTGGCCGAGCAGTATGCGGCAATGGAATGGAAGGCATACAAAATCATTCTCCAGCCCGCCATCGTCATCACTTGGGCTTTTGGGGTGGTGATGTTGTTCATCCAGCCAGCGTGGTTGAGGGAAGGCTGGTTCCATTTGAAGCTGGCGCTCTTGGCATTGTTGAGCGGCTACACCCACTCGTTGAAGAAACATATCGGTCAATTGGAGACTGGGGTTTCCCGGTTCAATCACATCCACTATCGGGCGTTGAACGAAGTGCCGACGATTTTTTTGGTGGCCATCGTCTTTCTTGCGGTATTCAAATCTCGCATTCACTACGCTGCCCTGTCTATTGGTTTGGCGGTTTTCACGGGGCTGATTGCATGGGGGATAAGGAAGGCCAATCGAAAGCCTTAG
- a CDS encoding MotA/TolQ/ExbB proton channel family protein, with amino-acid sequence MKNSSFERLLLRIYGSKKSGESPLDLPKSSVRILFVISFALAIILSNAFLRLLHFFTLRQLENTALTVSFAEDNLAEGVRKLLPPDLQKKVRAVDRGQYPEIAELLNDTTITFEEANIYLQQIIESNKNFNRAVAGDITQFLFFIPKFELIQPSEILGEDKKPQTMGSKLEQDNLKRSIAIGLINKFRKPLTAKGYFTSRRLTQAFGGYIQFITFVLAIWGLLLIQFRQGWCNLQNRVISQGHLAQDASRNQQVWDFLHTPVNEKSLLSDYHEKYGDSFVVMRLLGDAIEMKSQNLDTSAKSFVNDRIDLMEATVQKGEYQLIDYINYAVPNLGFIGTILGIIMSMANVVQILESSGQLDMVEAFEKVGGSLGLAFDTTFVSLFWVLILSYLLARLQKNEADMFESLRDKSTLFLKYYWQPIHKVK; translated from the coding sequence ATGAAGAATTCCTCGTTCGAGCGCCTGTTGCTCCGCATCTATGGAAGTAAAAAATCCGGCGAGTCGCCGCTGGATTTGCCCAAATCCTCTGTCCGCATCCTCTTCGTTATTTCATTTGCCTTAGCCATAATTTTAAGCAATGCCTTTCTAAGGCTTCTTCATTTTTTCACTTTGAGACAATTGGAAAACACCGCCCTGACCGTTTCATTTGCCGAAGACAATTTGGCCGAAGGGGTGAGAAAACTCTTGCCGCCGGATTTGCAAAAGAAAGTAAGGGCAGTTGATAGAGGACAATATCCTGAAATCGCAGAATTGCTGAACGACACAACTATCACGTTTGAGGAAGCGAATATTTACCTCCAGCAAATAATAGAGAGCAATAAAAATTTTAATCGTGCGGTTGCAGGGGACATCACTCAATTCTTGTTTTTTATACCTAAATTTGAATTGATACAGCCGTCAGAAATACTTGGAGAAGACAAAAAACCGCAGACGATGGGCTCGAAATTAGAACAGGACAACCTCAAACGCTCTATAGCAATCGGGCTAATCAACAAATTCAGAAAACCGCTCACCGCCAAAGGCTACTTTACGTCCCGTAGGCTCACCCAAGCATTTGGGGGCTACATTCAGTTTATCACGTTTGTGCTGGCGATATGGGGCTTGCTGCTTATCCAATTCCGACAAGGCTGGTGCAACCTCCAAAACAGAGTCATCTCGCAAGGCCACTTGGCACAAGATGCCAGCCGAAATCAGCAAGTCTGGGACTTTTTGCACACGCCAGTCAACGAAAAATCCCTTTTGTCCGACTATCATGAAAAGTACGGAGACAGTTTTGTCGTCATGCGCCTGTTGGGCGATGCCATTGAAATGAAGTCTCAAAATCTTGACACCTCGGCCAAGAGTTTTGTCAACGACCGGATAGATTTGATGGAAGCCACCGTGCAAAAAGGAGAGTACCAATTGATTGATTACATCAACTACGCCGTGCCCAACTTGGGTTTCATAGGCACTATACTGGGCATCATTATGTCCATGGCAAACGTGGTTCAAATCTTAGAATCTTCCGGCCAACTCGACATGGTCGAAGCCTTTGAGAAAGTAGGCGGCTCATTGGGGCTGGCATTCGATACCACCTTTGTGAGCCTTTTTTGGGTACTCATTCTCAGTTACCTACTTGCGCGGTTGCAGAAAAACGAAGCCGATATGTTCGAGTCGCTTCGAGACAAGAGCACGCTTTTTCTGAAATATTACTGGCAACCCATTCACAAAGTCAAATAA